The Croceicoccus marinus genome contains a region encoding:
- the tnpB gene encoding IS66 family insertion sequence element accessory protein TnpB (TnpB, as the term is used for proteins encoded by IS66 family insertion elements, is considered an accessory protein, since TnpC, encoded by a neighboring gene, is a DDE family transposase.), giving the protein MIPSGARVWIAMGHTDMRKGMQGLALQVQQGLKRDPHGGDLFVFRGRTGSLVKIIWHDGIGMSLYAKRLEKGRFVWPSAREGIVSLTNAQLSCLLEGIDWRNPQYSWRPQSAG; this is encoded by the coding sequence ATGATCCCATCGGGCGCGAGGGTCTGGATCGCGATGGGCCATACGGACATGCGCAAGGGCATGCAGGGGTTGGCCTTGCAGGTTCAGCAGGGCCTGAAGCGCGATCCACATGGCGGCGACCTGTTCGTGTTCCGAGGGCGGACGGGATCGCTGGTCAAGATCATCTGGCACGACGGCATCGGCATGTCGCTTTATGCCAAACGGCTCGAGAAGGGTCGCTTCGTCTGGCCCTCGGCGAGAGAGGGCATCGTCTCGCTGACCAATGCCCAATTGTCCTGCCTGCTGGAGGGGATCGACTGGCGTAACCCGCAATATTCATGGCGTCCGCAGAGCGCCGGATAG